The DNA window AAAGCTGTTAGACGAAGCCGTCACCCTGTCGCCCACGACCTTCTCGCTTTATTCGGCCAGCAAGGCCGCGCCCTTCGGGCCGTTGATGCTGGCCCTGGGCGGCGCGGTGCAACAGGCCGAAGCTTTTGACGCCGAATTGGTCAAACGCCAGCCGCACAACACACTGGCCAATTCGATCTGGCTGCCGTTGAGCCGCGCGGCAATCGCGCTGCAACGCAATCAACCGGACAAGGCGCTCGAACTCTTGCGCACGGTTTCCAATTACGAAGCCGGCGCGTTTTTCTATCCCGCCTGGTTGCGGGCTAACGCGCTGTTGAAATTGAAGCAAGGCCACGAGGCCGCCGCCGAGTTTGAAAAGATTCTCAGCCTGCGCGGTTACGAGCCGACCTCGCCCATGCGCCCGCTGGCGCGTCTGGGCTTGGCGCGGGCGCAAGTGCTGCTGGGCGACACGGCAGCAAGCCGTAAGTCATACGACGAATTTTTGGGCATCTGGAAAGCAGCGGATGCGGATTTGAGCGTGCTGGCCGCCGCCAAAAAAGAAGCGGCAGCGTTGCGCGAATAAAACGGCTAAGACATCCATGAAATTTTGTCCCCAATGCCAAAAAAACTTTGCCGTGACGCTCGCGGTCTGCCCCGCCGACGGGACGGCCTTGGCCTTGAAAGACACTTATGGACTGAGTGGGCGCGTCATCGCTGACAAATATCAGATCGGCGAGTTGGCCGCCCTGGGTGGCATGAGCGCCGTTTACCACGCGCATCAAATCGGCGTGAAACGCCACGTGGCGTTCAAAATCCTGTTGCCCAATCTGGCGCTCGAACACCCGCGCATGCTGGATCGGTTTGAGCGCGAAGCCCATCTGGCTGGCCGCTTGACGCATGAAAATATCGCCATCATCCACGACGCCGGACAGACGCCGGACAGCCTCGCATACATCGTGATGGAGTGGCTCGACGGCGAGTTGCTGGAAAGCGCTTTGCAGCAACGCTATTTTTTAAGTTACCAGCGCATTGCCTATCTGCTGCGCCAAATCGCGGCGGCGCTGGATGCAGCCCATGCGGCGCGCGTCATTCACCGCGACCTGAAACCCACCAACATTATGATCGTGCCGCGTCCGGATGGCCGCGACTGGGTCAAGGTTTTCGATTTCGGGTTGGCTAAGGTGCTGGCCGACAGCATGGATTTGCAAATCTCGCACGCGCTGGGCACGCCGCATTACGCCAGTCCCGAACAGTTTCGCCCGGGCGAAGAAATCAGCGGCCAATCCGATATTTATTCGCTGGGAATCATTCTGTATCGCCTGTTGACGCGCCACGTGCCGTTTGACGCGCCGGATATTCACGAATTGATTCGGCTGCATTTGCTGGAAGTGCCGCCGCCGCTGGCGCGCTGGCGGCCCGCAGTGCCCACCGCCCTCGAACAACTGGTCGCGCGCATGCTGGCCAAGACGCCGCATTACCGGCCCGCGACGGCGACGGAAGCCGTAGACCTGTTTGATGAAATCATCCAGGCCCTGCCAGCGGCTGAACGGGAACGCGAGCTACCGGTCAAATCACGGTCCGCCGAACAGGCCAAGCTGGCCCTCGGCACACACCCGCTCACACCGCAACGCGGGCGCAAGCAAAATAGAGCCGCATCCACGCACGCCGCCCGGCATG is part of the Acidobacteriota bacterium genome and encodes:
- a CDS encoding serine/threonine protein kinase; this encodes MKFCPQCQKNFAVTLAVCPADGTALALKDTYGLSGRVIADKYQIGELAALGGMSAVYHAHQIGVKRHVAFKILLPNLALEHPRMLDRFEREAHLAGRLTHENIAIIHDAGQTPDSLAYIVMEWLDGELLESALQQRYFLSYQRIAYLLRQIAAALDAAHAARVIHRDLKPTNIMIVPRPDGRDWVKVFDFGLAKVLADSMDLQISHALGTPHYASPEQFRPGEEISGQSDIYSLGIILYRLLTRHVPFDAPDIHELIRLHLLEVPPPLARWRPAVPTALEQLVARMLAKTPHYRPATATEAVDLFDEIIQALPAAERERELPVKSRSAEQAKLALGTHPLTPQRGRKQNRAASTHAARHAADFNEVRQTKQLTPPAPVAPAAQDTVKPVNAAPTAPNQPRPKATSSKKASSKKAAPKKANPPRLETGTLLLIGLVTLLLVALAGYFFLHRNPILTSQHTTPATSTDSASHHLTSHPIRGENHEILSEVRNLVRRLANHLPA